From a region of the Nitrospira sp. genome:
- a CDS encoding acyltransferase yields MQVGFYQFDPQFGEVTKNLDVVTAKLEQVEADLIVLPELFASGYQFLSQEEAQRLAESVPDGVTVRRLIDIAKRRKMHLVAGLPERSGARCYNSAVVVGPSGFLGCYRKTHLFYEETQCFTPGDSGFLVWDIGPTKIGIMICFDWYYPEAARSLAMQGADIICHPSNLVLPNCPDSMPVRCLENRVFAVTCNRIGSEARGGKERLTYIGQSEVVSPKGVIQYRASRDQEELTIVEIDPAEARNKSLNRYNDLFRDRRTSLYKL; encoded by the coding sequence GTGCAAGTCGGATTTTACCAGTTCGATCCACAGTTCGGTGAGGTGACGAAGAATCTCGATGTCGTCACCGCCAAGCTGGAACAGGTCGAAGCGGATCTCATCGTGTTGCCGGAGTTATTCGCGTCCGGCTATCAGTTTCTTTCACAGGAAGAAGCGCAGCGACTGGCAGAGTCGGTTCCGGACGGCGTGACGGTGCGTCGTCTGATCGACATCGCGAAACGTCGCAAGATGCATCTCGTGGCGGGACTCCCTGAACGATCCGGGGCCCGCTGTTACAATTCCGCGGTGGTCGTGGGGCCGTCGGGTTTTCTTGGGTGTTATCGGAAGACCCATCTCTTCTACGAAGAGACGCAGTGTTTCACTCCGGGTGACTCAGGGTTTCTTGTGTGGGATATCGGTCCGACGAAGATCGGCATCATGATTTGTTTCGATTGGTACTACCCGGAGGCCGCGAGGAGCTTAGCGATGCAAGGGGCCGACATCATTTGCCATCCATCCAACCTGGTTTTGCCGAACTGCCCGGATTCCATGCCGGTCCGGTGCCTCGAAAATCGGGTATTCGCCGTGACGTGCAATCGCATCGGCAGTGAAGCCCGAGGCGGGAAAGAGCGGTTGACCTATATCGGTCAGAGCGAAGTGGTCTCACCCAAAGGCGTCATTCAATATCGGGCGTCTCGTGACCAAGAAGAGCTGACCATCGTGGAGATTGATCCGGCGGAAGCCCGCAACAAAAGTTTGAATCGCTACAACGATCTGTTTCGCGACCGTCGCACCTCACTGTACAAGTTGTAA
- the smbP gene encoding small metal-binding protein SmbP, translated as MMRRVSRSAMSVFWIGLLVGVPALSSSALAADKHAAEAVEHAKGAASHGKEGHADACVEHASEALKHAQAVAKNPHGAEGVKHLTEAVKHGKAGHADTCTEHAEAAAMHLAEVK; from the coding sequence ATGATGAGAAGAGTCAGTCGTAGCGCAATGTCGGTATTCTGGATTGGCCTGTTGGTCGGCGTCCCGGCGTTGAGTAGTTCAGCGCTTGCAGCGGACAAACATGCGGCAGAAGCAGTCGAGCACGCGAAGGGCGCGGCGTCGCATGGGAAAGAAGGCCATGCCGATGCATGTGTTGAGCATGCGAGTGAAGCACTTAAACACGCACAAGCGGTAGCGAAAAACCCACATGGGGCTGAAGGTGTGAAACACTTAACGGAAGCCGTGAAACATGGCAAGGCCGGACATGCCGATACCTGTACCGAACATGCCGAAGCGGCGGCCATGCATCTGGCTGAAGTGAAGTAG
- the smbP gene encoding small metal-binding protein SmbP has protein sequence MMRRIIRSAMLVLGLGVLVGIPMLNGLALAGHVRDAADHAKAAVLHGKEGHADVCAEHADAALKSARGARVKSPHLDEGIKHLTEAVKHGKAGHADACTEHAEGAATHLVEVKEQ, from the coding sequence ATGATGAGAAGAATCATTCGTAGTGCGATGTTGGTACTCGGGCTTGGCGTGTTGGTCGGCATACCAATGCTGAACGGCCTGGCGCTCGCCGGACATGTCCGAGATGCCGCTGATCATGCAAAGGCCGCCGTGTTGCACGGCAAGGAGGGACATGCGGATGTCTGTGCCGAACATGCAGATGCAGCGCTCAAGAGTGCACGGGGTGCGAGAGTGAAGAGCCCGCATTTGGATGAAGGTATCAAGCACCTCACGGAAGCTGTGAAACACGGGAAGGCCGGGCATGCAGACGCTTGTACCGAACATGCCGAGGGGGCGGCCACGCACCTGGTTGAAGTGAAAGAGCAGTAG